The following is a genomic window from Brevibacterium limosum.
GGGCGGGAGCGGTCTCAGACGGCGGCGTCGAGGCCGCGCATCTTCAGACGCTCACGCTGGTTGGGGTTCACACTCGGGCGGAACGGCATCTCGACCACCTCGGCGCGGACCGGGACTCCGGGGGTATCTGCGAACGGCTCAGGCAGGTGCACCCAGTATTCGGTGCCGATCTCAGTTGCCGACACCGGCACGTGCGCCATGGCGATATTCGCTTCGAGTTCCGGCGAATACCACGGCGAGGTCACGTATCCGACCGCCTCGCCATCAGGAGCGGCGGAGACGAGCCAGAAATCCGGGGCGTAGTCCGTGATCGGTCTGCCGCCGACCAGCAGACCCACCAGCTGCGTGCGATACGGCGGGGTTCCGGCTTCGATCAGCCCGCGCACCTCTTCGAGCCTGGCCTTGCCGATATAGTCGGCCTCCTTCTTCCGCGGCACCTGGTAGGACAGGTTGACCTGGAACGGGAGTGTCTCGAAGTCCATGTCCTGGCCCCACGAGAGGATGCCGGCGGCGATCCTGCGGTGATGGCTGGGGGCGACGACCTTGAGGTTGTACGGCTCGCCGGCGGCCAGGACGGCGTTCCACATGTCCTCGGCGTACTTCGTCGCATCCTTGAGATAGATCTCGTAGCCCTTCTCACCGGTGAATCCGGTCTGGGAGATGATGACATCGCGACCGCCGACCTGGGCCTCCATGAGTCCGAAGCTCGGCAGTGTGCGTCCCTCCTCTCCGACGAGGTCGGCGATGACGTCGACGGACTTCGGCCCCTGGACCTGCACGGGAGCGACATCGATC
Proteins encoded in this region:
- a CDS encoding glycine cleavage T C-terminal barrel domain-containing protein is translated as MLIDTRVRKSPYWELSMQQGCWRASIYNRMYHPRGYIPRDEGGMMAEYQPLVNDVTLWNVAVERQIQVKGPDAEAFVNFVITRDATKIPVMRARYVILCNEAGGILNDPILLRVGIDEFWFSLSDTDLMLWLQGVNVGGRFDVTIGEIDVAPVQVQGPKSVDVIADLVGEEGRTLPSFGLMEAQVGGRDVIISQTGFTGEKGYEIYLKDATKYAEDMWNAVLAAGEPYNLKVVAPSHHRRIAAGILSWGQDMDFETLPFQVNLSYQVPRKKEADYIGKARLEEVRGLIEAGTPPYRTQLVGLLVGGRPITDYAPDFWLVSAAPDGEAVGYVTSPWYSPELEANIAMAHVPVSATEIGTEYWVHLPEPFADTPGVPVRAEVVEMPFRPSVNPNQRERLKMRGLDAAV